From Methylomonas sp. EFPC3, a single genomic window includes:
- a CDS encoding EAL domain-containing protein, whose amino-acid sequence MTSRQSRILVVDDTPASLKLLSELLRAEGYEVRSAIDGELALESAFDNPPDLVMLDIMMPGIDGFEVCRRLKAHPATRQVPVIFVSTLSETEEKVQGFHLGAVDYVSKPYQREELLARVRTHLEIERLRNRLEEAVAERSSQLYQSEQKLRTTLDDYISAHTQLHTLLDTIPDLVWLKDPNGVYLTCNLQFERLYGAGEAEIVGKTDHDFVSAELADFFRDNDQKAVRAGKVCANEEWLEFADNGYRGLFETLKTPVLDRNGKLIGVLGIARDISERRAAQAKIQRHMQLYAALSRCNKAIVQSADEADLFLSVCQAAVEFGGMKMAWVGLLTADRSALRPCASFGEGADELQTIDMALTAGSTFSRSPTSVAIREQRPYWCQDFQNDPLTLPWRAQALKANWKASAALPLHQGAGVFVLYADEVDAFDADARDLLLEMATDIDIALDNFSRRRAQQQAEAEIERLAFYDPLTGLPNRRLLYDRLHQAIVANARVASHGAALFIDLDNFKTLNDTKGHNHGDLLLVEVARRLEDSVREGDTVARLGGDEFVVILNGLNADPGQASAQTKMIGSKILTAISRPYPLQGYEHHCSASMGVGLFRDPDTTVEELLKCIDTALYQAKRSGRNSMQFYDPAMQQALETKAALENDLRRALEENGFLLYFQPQVDQDGNIVGAEVLIRWQHPQRGLVGPAEFIPLAEETGLIVPIGNWVVDSACAQLKHWADRSGFDNLQLAVNVSAPQFRQADFVAQVRRTIARHGLCPSRLKLELTESLVLADIDDTIVKMQQLRESGVSFSMDDFGTGYSSLYYLTKLPFDQLKIDRSFVHNLGVSQNDAVIVQTIIGMADNLGIECLAEGVETEEQLAFLKAHGCHFYQGFLFGRPLPLEQFQARLQEASDQPTNLDLRVFDSRP is encoded by the coding sequence ATGACCAGCCGTCAATCCAGAATTCTTGTCGTCGACGACACCCCGGCATCGCTGAAGCTGTTGTCGGAACTGCTGCGGGCGGAAGGCTACGAGGTCCGCTCCGCCATCGACGGCGAATTGGCACTGGAATCGGCGTTCGACAACCCGCCGGATCTGGTGATGTTGGACATCATGATGCCCGGCATCGACGGCTTCGAAGTCTGCCGTCGGCTGAAAGCGCACCCGGCCACGCGGCAAGTGCCGGTCATCTTCGTCAGTACCCTGTCGGAAACCGAAGAAAAAGTACAAGGCTTCCATTTGGGGGCGGTGGACTACGTGTCCAAGCCTTATCAGCGCGAAGAACTGCTGGCGCGGGTGCGGACCCATCTGGAAATCGAACGCCTGCGCAACCGGCTGGAAGAGGCGGTGGCGGAACGCAGCAGCCAGCTGTACCAGAGCGAGCAAAAACTCAGAACCACGCTGGACGATTACATTTCCGCCCACACCCAATTGCACACCCTGCTGGATACCATTCCCGATCTGGTCTGGCTGAAAGACCCGAACGGGGTGTATTTGACCTGTAACCTCCAATTCGAACGCCTGTACGGTGCCGGCGAAGCCGAGATCGTCGGCAAAACCGACCACGACTTCGTCTCCGCCGAACTGGCCGACTTTTTCCGCGACAACGACCAAAAAGCAGTACGGGCCGGCAAGGTATGCGCCAACGAGGAATGGCTGGAATTTGCCGACAACGGCTACCGCGGCCTGTTCGAAACCCTGAAAACTCCGGTACTGGACCGAAACGGCAAGTTGATCGGCGTGCTGGGTATCGCCCGCGACATTAGCGAACGCCGGGCGGCCCAGGCCAAAATCCAGCGCCACATGCAACTCTACGCCGCATTGAGCCGGTGCAATAAAGCCATCGTCCAGTCCGCCGACGAGGCAGACCTTTTCCTCAGCGTTTGTCAGGCTGCGGTGGAATTCGGCGGCATGAAGATGGCATGGGTCGGCCTGCTGACTGCCGACCGGAGCGCGCTTCGCCCATGCGCCAGTTTCGGCGAGGGCGCCGACGAACTGCAAACCATCGACATGGCCTTGACCGCCGGCAGCACCTTCAGCCGCAGTCCCACCAGCGTTGCGATCCGCGAACAACGGCCTTATTGGTGCCAGGACTTTCAAAACGATCCGTTAACGCTGCCATGGCGAGCCCAAGCGCTAAAAGCCAATTGGAAAGCGTCTGCCGCTCTGCCCTTGCACCAGGGCGCCGGCGTGTTCGTGTTGTATGCCGACGAAGTGGACGCTTTCGACGCCGACGCCCGCGACCTGTTGCTGGAAATGGCTACCGACATTGATATTGCGTTGGACAACTTCAGCCGCCGCAGGGCCCAGCAACAAGCCGAAGCCGAAATAGAGCGGCTGGCATTTTACGACCCGCTGACCGGCCTGCCCAACCGCCGCCTGCTTTACGACCGCCTGCATCAGGCCATCGTCGCCAACGCCCGCGTCGCCAGCCACGGGGCTGCGCTCTTCATCGATCTGGACAATTTCAAGACGCTGAACGACACCAAAGGCCATAACCACGGCGACTTGTTGCTGGTCGAAGTGGCTCGCCGTCTGGAAGACAGCGTACGCGAAGGCGACACCGTGGCCAGGCTGGGAGGCGACGAGTTCGTCGTGATTTTGAACGGCCTTAACGCCGATCCGGGGCAGGCTTCGGCCCAAACCAAAATGATAGGCAGCAAAATCCTGACGGCGATCAGCCGTCCCTACCCGCTGCAAGGCTACGAGCACCATTGCTCGGCCAGCATGGGCGTCGGCTTGTTTCGCGATCCGGATACCACGGTAGAAGAGCTGCTGAAATGCATCGATACCGCGCTGTATCAGGCAAAACGCAGCGGCCGCAACAGCATGCAGTTTTACGACCCGGCGATGCAACAAGCGCTGGAGACCAAAGCCGCGCTGGAAAACGACTTACGCCGGGCACTGGAAGAAAACGGTTTCCTGCTCTATTTTCAGCCGCAAGTCGACCAGGACGGCAACATTGTCGGTGCCGAAGTCTTGATCCGTTGGCAACATCCGCAACGCGGTCTGGTCGGGCCGGCGGAATTCATCCCGCTGGCCGAGGAAACCGGGCTGATTGTGCCGATCGGCAATTGGGTGGTGGATAGCGCCTGTGCCCAGTTGAAACATTGGGCGGACCGGAGCGGATTCGATAACCTGCAACTGGCGGTCAACGTCAGTGCGCCGCAATTTCGGCAGGCGGATTTCGTCGCCCAGGTCCGCCGGACGATTGCGCGTCACGGACTCTGTCCCAGCCGCCTGAAACTGGAACTGACCGAAAGCCTGGTATTGGCCGATATCGACGATACCATCGTCAAAATGCAGCAACTCAGGGAAAGCGGCGTCAGTTTTTCGATGGACGATTTCGGCACCGGCTATTCGTCGCTGTATTACCTGACCAAGCTGCCGTTCGATCAGTTAAAAATCGACCGTTCCTTCGTGCACAATCTGGGCGTGAGCCAAAACGACGCGGTCATCGTCCAGACCATCATCGGCATGGCCGACAATTTGGGTATCGAGTGCTTAGCCGAAGGCGTCGAAACCGAAGAACAGCTCGCCTTTCTGAAAGCCCACGGCTGCCATTTCTACCAGGGCTTTCTGTTCGGCCGGCCGCTGCCGCTGGAACAATTCCAGGCCCGGTTACAGGAAGCCAGCGACCAACCGACAAACCTCGACCTACGCGTCTTCGATAGCCGCCCCTAG
- a CDS encoding hemin uptake protein HemP — MNELNPKNKDVRIAATVANRPRLSTRELFAAQSEVIIEHQGEEYRLRITSNGKLILTK; from the coding sequence ATGAATGAGCTTAACCCTAAAAACAAAGACGTTCGAATCGCCGCCACCGTCGCCAACCGCCCGCGCCTCAGTACCCGCGAGTTGTTCGCCGCCCAGAGCGAAGTGATTATCGAGCACCAAGGCGAAGAATATCGCTTACGCATCACCAGCAACGGCAAATTGATTTTGACCAAATAA
- a CDS encoding energy transducer TonB, producing the protein MTVNLCFLQAIAVATSPQRQPAFRHAGSQPQPSASGHWLGLSLVLALHIAGLCLIPDSQPEAKITPPQAIMVNWIAAPAAKAPTPAPPPAAAQAKPEAVKPKAKPLPQVAKPKPILATPSETASPISLPAEPLPAPAPARPAPAAVSTAEAAPAAAKTSEIDNNQAPLTLPNLNADYLNNPPPAYPPISRQLGEQGKVYLRVLVNVEGNVDQVTLRKTSGHERLDAAAQETVKKWRFVPAKRAEQAVAAWVVVPISFSLEG; encoded by the coding sequence ATGACCGTCAATCTGTGTTTTCTACAAGCCATCGCCGTAGCAACCAGTCCGCAACGGCAACCCGCGTTCCGCCATGCCGGTTCGCAGCCGCAGCCTTCAGCATCCGGCCATTGGCTCGGTCTGAGCTTGGTCCTTGCCTTGCACATTGCCGGTCTATGCCTGATTCCGGACAGCCAGCCCGAAGCCAAAATCACGCCGCCGCAGGCCATCATGGTGAATTGGATCGCCGCACCGGCCGCCAAAGCGCCTACTCCGGCTCCGCCGCCGGCCGCCGCCCAAGCGAAACCGGAAGCGGTCAAACCCAAAGCCAAACCCTTGCCTCAGGTTGCCAAACCGAAACCGATACTGGCCACGCCCAGCGAAACCGCCTCGCCGATCAGCCTGCCGGCCGAACCGCTGCCCGCACCCGCACCCGCACGGCCGGCACCTGCCGCCGTTTCGACAGCAGAAGCCGCACCGGCCGCGGCCAAAACCAGCGAAATCGACAACAATCAGGCGCCATTGACCCTGCCCAATCTGAACGCCGACTACCTGAACAACCCGCCGCCGGCCTACCCGCCGATCTCGCGCCAATTGGGCGAACAAGGCAAGGTCTACTTGCGGGTTTTGGTCAACGTCGAAGGCAACGTCGATCAAGTCACGTTACGCAAAACCAGCGGCCACGAACGCCTGGACGCCGCTGCGCAGGAAACTGTCAAAAAATGGCGTTTCGTGCCGGCCAAACGCGCCGAACAAGCGGTCGCCGCTTGGGTGGTGGTACCGATTTCATTCAGCCTCGAGGGATAA